A region of Cucumis melo cultivar AY chromosome 2, USDA_Cmelo_AY_1.0, whole genome shotgun sequence DNA encodes the following proteins:
- the LOC103492449 gene encoding uncharacterized protein LOC103492449, giving the protein MSISSSLRLPFPVVQSKRRSINLSHQNVTCLWSTNKSFQQRPLKLQLPRLKAVSTCFSRRPVKSSVSGQEKKIDKEVESEEYVLERLFSNLNQVTFKREPGSLSSAIFLVAGTTIGAGILAIPAVTQESGFLASAITCTCCWVYMVVTGLLIAEVNVNTMCELGSGGVSLVSMAMRTLGTVGVQVSCWSYILIHYALLVAYVARSSDILTNFLGIPLWESATLFSLIFGGVCYFGSQRVIGAINGALVLGIIVSFAGLVAVASGGLHWDALVRANFEAVPLSIPIIALSFVYQNVVPVLCTNLEGNLTKVRTSIVLGTAIPLVLFLVWNGVILGTISNLEMGSDKILDPLQQLRSTNGAVGPIVEVFSLMAIATSYIGFVLGLSDFLADLLKLPSGESKPLPFLLTLVPPLILSLLDPEIFFKSLDLAGTYGVLLLFGIIPAAMSWSDRYSKPPPSVKLPEVVPGGMFTLALVIGGAGWVIFSELLENLGHL; this is encoded by the exons ATGTCAATCTCTTCCTCTCTTCGACTTCCATTTCCCGTAGTTCAATCGAAAAGAAGAAGCATCAATTTGTCTCATCAGAATGTAACTTGCCTGTGGTCGACTAACAAGTCATTTCAGCAGCGTCCTCTCAAGCTTCAACTTCCAAGATTGAAAGCAGTTTCTACCTGCTTCTCGCGGAGGCCGGTGAAGTCTTCTGTGTCTGGACAAGAGAAGAAAATCGATAAGGAAGTGGAATCGGAAGAGTACGTGTTGGAGCGGCTGTTCTCTAACCTTAATCAAGTTACGTTCAAGCGAGAACCAG GAAGTTTATCAAGCGCCATTTTCCTGGTGGCTGGGACTACT ATTGGTGCTGGGATCCTCGCCATTCCTGCCGTAACTCAAGAATCCGGATTTCTAGCCTCAGCTATTACGTGCACATGTTGTTGGGTGTACATG GTTGTAACAGGACTGCTAATTGCTGAAGTCAACGTGAATACCATGTGTGAACTGGGTTCCGGTGGCGTGTCTCTG GTATCGATGGCCATGAGAACACTTGGGACAGTTGGAGTTCAAGTTTCTTG TTGGTCATACATCCTTATTCACTACGCGCTTCTGGTTGCTTATGTGGCTCGTTCTTCAGACATCTTGACCAATTTTCTCGGCATTCCCTT ATGGGAGAGTGCAACCTTGTTCTCTTTGATATTTGGAGGCGTATGCTACTTCGGAAG CCAACGTGTTATTGGTGCTATCAACGGAGCCCTAGTACTTGGTATCATCGTTTCCTTTGCAGGTCTTGTG GCAGTCGCTAGTGGAGGTCTGCACTGGGATGCTCTTGTTAGAGCTAATTTCGAAGCTGTGCCTTTGAGTATACCCATAATTGCCCTTTCATTTGTTTACCAG AATGTGGTGCCAGTGCTATGTACGAATTTGGAAGGAAACCTGACAAAAGTAAG GACTTCCATTGTTCTTGGGACTGCAATACCGTTGGTTCTATTTCTTGTCTGGAATGGTGTCATTCTAGGGACTATTTCAAATCTTGAAATGGGATCAGATAAGATATTAGACCCATTACAGCAATTGAGATCAACGAATGGAGCCGTAGGA CCCATTGTAGAGGTCTTCTCTCTTATGGCAATTGCAACTTCATACATTGGATTTGTTTTAGGATTGTCCGATTTTCTTGCCGACT TGCTAAAACTACCAAGTGGAGAGAGCAAACCATTGCCATTCCTATTGACATTAGTACCACCACTTATCCTATCGTTACTTGACCCagaaatatttttcaaatcaTTGGACTTGGCAGGCACATATGGAG TGTTGCTGCTGTTTGGAATTATTCCAGCTGCAATGTCGTGGTCAGACCGGTATTCGAAACCACCCCCATCAGTGAAACTACCGGAGGTGGTTCCCGGAGGAATGTTCACTCTTGCACTCGTAATCGGGGGTGCTGGATGGGTAATTTTCTCAGAACTGTTGGAGAACTTAGGGCATCTATGA